The Spirochaetaceae bacterium genome contains the following window.
GGCACCGTCGTGGCGCTCGGGATTGCGCTTGCAGGAGCCGAAGCGGACGCGGCGTTCCTGCTCGTTCCAGGCGATGAAGTCGATCTCCACGGATCCCGCCTGTGACCGAGGACGATTCCAGTAGCCGGCGACGCGATCGGTAATCGGAAAGTCCGAGGCGTCTGCCCGGGACGCCGCCTCGGTGGCCTCGCCGACCATCCGTTCGAACGCATGTCCCTCGAGCGTGCGGAGCGCGGCGAGAGCGCGGTGCGCCACCTGCGGCGCCGGCAACACGCGCGCGGCCTGACAGGCGGGCTGCATGACGCGCAGCCAGGCGCTCAGGAATTGATCGGAGATCATGTACCGCGCCCGCCGCTGCCGCTCGCCGGCGAGGATCGGCAGTTTCCTCTCGACCAGCCGCAGGTCGCGCGTCACGGCGTTCAGGTAGGGTCCCAGCGACAGCTCCGGCAGCGCGTCGCGCAGTTCGGCGTGGGTGCAGCCCGGGCGCTCTGCCAGCGTGCGCAGGATGGCGAGGTAGTTGCGCCGCAACTCGCGAGCGAGCAGTCCCTCGCCTTCGTCTCGCAAAGGTGAGGCGGAACGCAGAAACAGACGCTCGCACACCTGCTGCGCCCACGACTCCCAGTCGGGGACGGCGTCCAGGCCGTCGGTTTCCGCGAAGTGGCGCCAATACTTGGGGACGCCGCCGAACAGCGTCCACAGCGTCAGGCAGCGAGCCGGATCGTTCGCGCGATGGGCGCGGCACACCTCGAATATGGCGGGCAGATCCCAGGGACCGAGGGTCAGTTCGAACGTCGTGCGTCCGAACAGCGGTGCCCGCCGGTCGTGCAGCAGCGCCTCCATCTCCGTCTGCACGGAGCCCAGGACAATCAGGCCGCCCACCGCATCGCGGTCCTGGAGGCGGTCGACCTGTTCCTGCAGCAGAGACGGGAACCCGCTCAGCGGACCGCGGTGGCAGATCTGAAACTCGTCGAGGACTACGATGGTTCCGCGGGAGCACAGCGAGCCCACCGCGGCGGCTATCGCGGGCAGGTCGCGGATCGGATGCGTTGTCTCGGTGTTCGCGGCCAGACCGGTTTCAGCGAGCGCGCTGCGGAACACGGCGGCGAAGTCGGCAGGGCCGCTGTCCGGGATCCGGACGAGGAGAACCCGCGGGCCAGCCGGCTCATCTTCGGAGACGATCATCAGCGCCTGCTGGATGAGGGCGGTCTTGCCGATCCGACGGCGACCGCGGATCGCCCCGAAGAACCAGCGCCGGCGGCGCATGATCTCCAGGAGGCTGCCAAGTTCCTCCCGGCGCCCGTAGAAAGACCAGGGAGCCGTCACGGGATCTAAGGTAATTTTTTTTCCGTTATTGTCAAGCTGGGGCGCCGGGCAGGTTGTTGGCGTGCCGGCGCGGACGGTACGTTTGGCGCGGAGCGTTGCGGCCATGAGAAACTACCTGCGCGAGAACATCGAGCGCTATCGGAGGACGGCGCGGGCGGGAGGCCCTGCCGACTACGACGACTTCTCGTCGCGCGGGTTTCTGGACGAGGTGATTCCGAGGCTGGCCCCGTACCGGGACCGCCCGCGGGTGCTGGAGTTGGGTACGGGTATCGGTCCGGGTGCCGTCTACCTGTCCGAGCGCGGGTTCGCCGTGCACGCCGTCGACGTGATACCGGAAGCGATAGCGCAGGCGCGGCTGATCGCCGCGGAGCGCGGGCTCGACGTCTGCTTCGAGGTGATGGACGTGACCCGGATTCCCGAGCGCGGGCCGACCTACGACCTGGTCGTGGACAGTTACTGCCTGCAGGGGATCGTGCTGGACGCGGACCGGGAGGCGGTGTTCCGTGCGGTGCAGGCGCGGCTCCATCCGCGCGGCTGCTACCTGGTGAGCAGCGCCATGTACGCTGCGAGCCGGCACCGCCCCGAGCGGCAGGTGGCCGACGGGCGAACGGGCCGCGTGTTCGACCGCTACGACGAGGAGAGCCTGTTCGACCCGGCCACGGACATCCACTACCAGCCGTACGACGGCAAGGAAGGGGTCGACGGCGCGGTCCGCGTCAACGGCTCATGGTACTACCCGTTCCGCCGCTACCGCACCGGGCGCGGGCTGTGCGAGGAAGTGGAATCGTACGGCTTCAAGGTGCTCCACCAGTCCGGTGACCTGGGCCAGCACCTCGTCGCCGTCCACCGGGAGAGCGGCGGACGCTTTCCATGAGCGCGGTGCCGCAGCGGTCGCAGTACGCACTCACCGTTATCTGCTAATCTGAACCGGCGCCATGATTGAGTGCCTGCGCCTCCGCAACGTCGGTCCCGCGCCGGAGATGGAGATGGAGCTTGCCCCGAGGCTCAACCTGATTACCGGCGATAACGGACTGGGCAAGAGCTTCCTGCTGGACGTGATCTGGTGGGCGCTGACCCGGAGGTGGCCGCAGGAAGTGAATCCGCACATGAACGCCGGGTATGCGGCTCGACCGGGAAAGGCCGGCGAGGATGCGACTATCGCGTTTCGTGCGCGGGGGAGGAGCACCGCATCCGAGTACGAGGCTCGGTATGTAGCAAGGGATCAAGCGTGGGTGGGGGGCCCCGGAAGGCCGTTGCTGCCGGGCTTGGTGGTATACGCGCACACGGACGGTTCGTTCTCGTTCTGGGATCCGGCTCGGAACTACTGGAGGCGGCGCGGCGACGTCGATGTCTCCGAGCGGCGCCCGGCGCAGGTGTTCACTCAGGACGAGGTGTGGAACGGCGCGTATGTGCAGGAAAACGGCCGGCGCGTACCGATCTGCAACGGGCTGATCATCGACTGGGCCGCCTGGATAAGCGCGCAGAATGACAGTCACGCCGCCATGAAGGCGGTGATCGAGACGCTCGCGTCCGATGGAACCGGTGTCCGGGTCGAACTGGGCAACCTGTCGCGCATCTCCATTGACGACCCCAGGGACATCCCCACCATCCGCACCGGCTACGCCGAAGCCATTCCCATCCTGCACGCCTCCGCCGGCATCCGGCGTGTCGTCGCGCTGGCCTACGTTCTCACGCTGGCATGGCGTGAACACCGTCTGGCCGCCGAACAACTGGGCGAACCACCGTGCGACAGCGTCGTGTTACTGATGGACGAGGTGGAGAGCCACCTGCATCCCCGATGGCAACGATCAATCCTGAGTTCCCTGACGGGCGCCATGCGAGCACTGGGCACGCCGGAAGCGGTGCAGATGGTAGTAACGACACACTCTCCGTTGGTCCTGGCCTCCGTCGAAACTTGGTTCGACGACGGGCGAGACGCCTGGTTCGACCTTGACCTGGAGCACGAGTCGGGTGTCAAGCTGCGGCGCGGACTGTATGAGCGGCGGGGCGCGGTCGGACATTGGCTCACGAGCGAGGCGTTCGACCTGCTCACCGACCGTGGCAGCATCGAGGCGGAGCGGGTTGTCTTGCGGGCCCGGGAATTGCTCAGCGGCGAGGAACCTTCTCTCGAAGAGGTGGAAGAGGTAGGCCGGGAACTGGGGAGGGTTCTTTCCATTTCCGATCCCTTCCTCGCGGGATGGGGGCACTTCC
Protein-coding sequences here:
- a CDS encoding class I SAM-dependent methyltransferase; the protein is MRNYLRENIERYRRTARAGGPADYDDFSSRGFLDEVIPRLAPYRDRPRVLELGTGIGPGAVYLSERGFAVHAVDVIPEAIAQARLIAAERGLDVCFEVMDVTRIPERGPTYDLVVDSYCLQGIVLDADREAVFRAVQARLHPRGCYLVSSAMYAASRHRPERQVADGRTGRVFDRYDEESLFDPATDIHYQPYDGKEGVDGAVRVNGSWYYPFRRYRTGRGLCEEVESYGFKVLHQSGDLGQHLVAVHRESGGRFP
- a CDS encoding AAA family ATPase; this encodes MIECLRLRNVGPAPEMEMELAPRLNLITGDNGLGKSFLLDVIWWALTRRWPQEVNPHMNAGYAARPGKAGEDATIAFRARGRSTASEYEARYVARDQAWVGGPGRPLLPGLVVYAHTDGSFSFWDPARNYWRRRGDVDVSERRPAQVFTQDEVWNGAYVQENGRRVPICNGLIIDWAAWISAQNDSHAAMKAVIETLASDGTGVRVELGNLSRISIDDPRDIPTIRTGYAEAIPILHASAGIRRVVALAYVLTLAWREHRLAAEQLGEPPCDSVVLLMDEVESHLHPRWQRSILSSLTGAMRALGTPEAVQMVVTTHSPLVLASVETWFDDGRDAWFDLDLEHESGVKLRRGLYERRGAVGHWLTSEAFDLLTDRGSIEAERVVLRARELLSGEEPSLEEVEEVGRELGRVLSISDPFLAGWGHFRELLREKRATEQQ